Part of the Romeriopsis navalis LEGE 11480 genome is shown below.
ATAGAAAGCATTTCATTTTCCTTTCATTTTTTGAAATGCGTAGGAGGACAATATGTCGAATCAAGTGTTGTTGAACCGTGATTACACGCTGATTTTAGATAAGAGCGGCAGTATGTCGAGTGTAGACTCGCGATCACCGGGACGGAGTCGTTGGGTGGAGGCGCAGGAGTCGGCCTTGGCGTTGGCGCGCAAGTGTGAAACCCTGGACCCAGATGGGATTACGGTTTATACGTTTTCCAGTCGATTTAAGCGCTATGACAATGTCACGTCGCGCAAAGTTGAGCAGATTTTTAGGGAAAATGACCCGGTGGGTTCGACCGATTTAGCGGGGGTTTTACGATCGGCGACCCAGGACTTTTTCCAGCGCAAAGCCAAGGGACAAGCGAAAATCAATGGTGAGACGATTTTGGTGGTTACAGATGGTGAGCCGAATGATAAGCGGGCTGTCGTGGATGTGATTATCCAAGCGACGCAGCAAATGCAGCGGGACGAAGACTTGGCCATTTCATTTATTCAAGTGGGGGATGACCCCAGTGCAACGGCTTATTTAAAACTGTTGGACGATGAGTTAGAAGGCGCCGGTGCCGCGTTTGATATTGTCGATACGGTGACGCTGGATGATATGGCGGATATGAGTTTGGCCGAGGTTTTGCTGAATGCAATCTACGATTAGCTTGCCGATCCGATGTGATGAGTTAACCGATCGCATGGCGTCATTCGATCGCTGCCTGTGGCTACCCTGGTGGCTACTGCTCAATCGGTAGTGGTCCAAGAAATTGTTGAATCAGGGTGACTAATTGTTTTAAGGATACCGGCTTGGCGAGATATGCATTGGCCCCGGCGGCGAGACATTTTTCGCGATCGCCTTGCATTGCTAAAGCCGTCAGGGCAATAATCGGGAGCTGGCCGCCATGGGTCATGCCGCGAATCTGTTGAATGGCTTCAAAGCCTTTCATGACAGGCATTTGAATGTCCATCAGAATTAAATCTGGCAATGTCATTTGCATCTGATCAACCGCCGCTTGACCCGTTTCTGCGGTCAACAGCCGATAGCCTTTGCTGATCAAATAGTCCGAAATGAGTTGAGTATTTACCGCATTGTCTTCTGCTAGCAAAATCAATGGGGCGGTGCCCGGATTAGGGTTCGGCGCTAAAGCGAAGTTGCAGGACGCGGCGGCACTTTGTACGGCGGCACTGTGGGCGGCGGCTTCGCTGGGTGATGTCAGCGGTTGTTTTGTGGCATTTTGCTCGGTCAGGGCGATCGTTCGCCACGGCAAGCTAATAGTAAAACAACTGCCAACCCCAAGGGCGGTTGTGAGCCCCACTTCTCCACCATGTAGTTCGACGATTCGTTTGACCAAGGCCAGCCCTAGGCCCGTGCCGTGATACTGGCGACTCAGCTTACTATCGATTTGGATGAACGGTTTGAATAATTTATCAATATGTTCTGGGGCAATGCCGATGCCGGTATCGCGCACCGCCATTTGGATACCATCGCGCCCCCCGAGTTCTGGACGTGGCGATCGCCCGGTAATTTCGAGCTTGATCGTGCCATTTTTCGGAGTGAATTTGACCGCATTATTCAGTAAATTTAGTAAAACTTGGCGGATACGTCGTTCATCAACAAGGATTAGTTCGTCGTTATAGGGTGGATTAGTCGGTGAAATTGTCAGCTGGATATGCTTTTTTAAGGCTTGTTCCTTGATAAACGCTAAACTCGATTTGCCGAGTTGCATGATGTTGACTGGGGTGACCTCCAAGACAACTTGGCCGGATTCGATTTTGGCCACATCGAGAATATCGTTAATCAGCGCTAAGAGATGGTTACCGCTTTGCTCGATCACCTGTACGGCTCGAAGTTGGCGATCGTTGAGTGGTCCGAAAATCTGCTCTTGGATGCCTTCACTCATCCCCAGGATGGCATTCAGGGGTGTACGCAGTTCATGACTCATATTGGCCAAAAAATCGTCTTTTAAACGGGTTGCCTGCAATAGTTCTTGGTTGAGCAATTGCAGTTGCAGTTCTATGGCTTTTCGCTCACTAATATCAATTGAGATGCCAATTAATTTG
Proteins encoded:
- a CDS encoding VWA domain-containing protein encodes the protein MSNQVLLNRDYTLILDKSGSMSSVDSRSPGRSRWVEAQESALALARKCETLDPDGITVYTFSSRFKRYDNVTSRKVEQIFRENDPVGSTDLAGVLRSATQDFFQRKAKGQAKINGETILVVTDGEPNDKRAVVDVIIQATQQMQRDEDLAISFIQVGDDPSATAYLKLLDDELEGAGAAFDIVDTVTLDDMADMSLAEVLLNAIYD